A single Hippocampus zosterae strain Florida chromosome 17, ASM2543408v3, whole genome shotgun sequence DNA region contains:
- the LOC127589275 gene encoding peptidyl-prolyl cis-trans isomerase FKBP10-like yields the protein MFPLLIFLHVIAVKCQPELSPPLDVVVDRYHMPKRCPREVQTEDFVRYHFNGTFQSNGTMFDSSHVRGKAFISQVGVGRLIHGMDRGLLGTCVNERRRITVPPHLAFGSIGTGGVIPPDAILVYDVLLLDIWNPQDKVQIRTLSKPERCVRAANASDFVRYHYNGTLLSGQTFLSSYTNNTTYDTYLGQGDLIEGMEEGLLGMCIAERRIIIVPPFLAYGEKGHGSAVPPQATLVFEVLMVDVFNNKDDVAVEVLEVPDNCARRSAVGDFIRYHYNGTFQDGTKFDSSYQRNSTYNTYVGRGFVITGIDRALQGLCMGEKRKVVVPPHLAYGGEGVSDLIPGSAVLVFHIHVLDFHNPKDEVEVKVVRRPEECGSGSEKNDWLRYRYNCSLMDGTLLYSSDEQDLPSVTTLGANDVIPGLEQGLLGMCEGEAREVVVPPHFGHGENGAGVVPGSAVLFFQLELVELQKGVPNGFMFVWLGDVPEPLFTAMDLDADGHVPLQEFSDFIMLQVQRGNGRLRPGVPSDDIIRDMFNSQDLDKDGKIVAQEVTLQTDERDEL from the exons ATGTTTCCTCTGCTGATTTTCCTCCACGTCATCGCGGTGAAATGTCAGCCCGAGCTGTCTCCGCCGCTGGACGTCGTGGTGGACCGGTATCACATGCCAAAACGATGCCCCCGCGAGGTCCAAACGGAGGACTTTGTTCGGTACCACTTCAACGGAACCTTCCAGTCGAACGGAACGATGTTCGACTCgag TCATGTCCGAGGAAAGGCGTTCATCAGTCAGGTGGGGGTGGGCCGCCTCATCCACGGAATGGACCGCGGCCTGCTGGGCACCTGTGTCAACGAGCGCCGCAGGATCACCGTCCCGCCGCACTTGGCCTTCGGGAGCATAGGAACAG GTGGCGTGATCCCGCCAGACGCCATCTTGGTGTACGACGTGCTGCTGCTGGACATTTGGAACCCCCAAGACAAAGTTCAAATCCGCACACTCAGCAAACCTGAGCGATGCGTACGCGCCGCTAACGCCTCCGACTTTGTGCGCTATCACTACAACGGCACCCTGCTATCCGGGCAAACCTTTCTGTCCAG CTACACTAATAACACGACCTACGACACGTATTTGGGGCAAGGCGACCTGATCGAGGGCATGGAGGAAGGCCTCCTGGGAATGTGCATCGCAGAAAGACGCATCATCATCGTCCCGCCGTTCCTTGCCTATGGAGAGAAAGGACACG GAAGTGCGGTCCCCCCCCAGGCCACGCTGGTGTTTGAGGTCCTGATGGTGGATGTATTCAACAACAAAGATGACGTCGCGGTTGAGGTCCTGGAAGTCCCAGACAACTGTGCGCGGCGGAGTGCCGTGGGGGACTTTATCCGCTATCACTACAATGGCACCTTTCAGGATGGCACCAAATTCGACTCCAG CTACCAAAGGAACAGCACATACAACACATACGTGGGCCGAGGATTTGTCATCACGGGCATAGACCGAGCCCTGCAGGGTCTTTGTATGGGCGAGAAGAGGAAAGTGGTGGTGCCGCCTCACCTGGCGTATGGAGGAGAAGGCGTCA GTGATCTTATCCCCGGCTCGGCCGTACTGGTGTTCCACATCCATGTGCTGGACTTCCACAACCCTAAAGACGAGGTAGAGGTGAAAGTGGTGCGCCGGCCCGAAGAATGCGGGTCTGGCAGTGAGAAGAACGACTGGCTCCGTTACCGCTACAACTGCTCACTGATGGACGGCACGCTGCTGTACTCCTC GGACGAGCAAGACTTGCCGTCAGTCACCACACTGGGAGCCAATGACGTGATCCCGGGGCTGGAGCAGGGTTTGTTGGGCATGTGCGAGGGTGAGGCCAGGGAGGTGGTGGTCCCGCCGCACTTTGGTCACGGGGAAAACGGAG CTGGCGTGGTTCCGGGCAGCGCTGTGCTATTTTTCCAGTTGGAGCTTGTAGAGCTGCAGAAAGGCGTCCCCAACGGCTTCATGTTTGTGTGGCTGGGGGACGTCCCCGAACCCCTGTTCACCGCCATGGACCTGGACGCCGATGGCCACGTTCCCCTGCAAGAG TTTTCCGACTTCATCATGCTGCAAGTGCAGCGGGGCAACGGCCGCCTGAGGCCCGGCGTGCCATCAGACGACATCATCCGGGACATGTTCAACAGTCAGGATCTGGACAAGGACGGGAAGATCGTCGCCCAGGAGGTGACGCTACAAACGGACGAGAGGGACGAGTTGTAA
- the LOC127589146 gene encoding disintegrin and metalloproteinase domain-containing protein 11-like isoform X1 — MLVVRCFLLFAAVGERLAVAGVNGSPGHDGATWDWSSWSGQRTEASDTAAQVTYPKRLVQRTESEQEMAHGHLDTRVKNDTQHTSVVHVAQSCFQVEAFGRTFTLDLELNHHLLSSDYVERHFTPGGRPLQSPGGEHCYYQGRLRGVPESWAALSTCHGLCGMFSDGIFSYGIEPVHNDNNEENGAHLIQRMSDFRLSPRCTDCTEDNEWDGRGGGGEDQRGVPKQQQEASGVVLRRSKRFARRPSVQSETKYIELMVVNDNDLFVQLRRSGSHTKNLAKAVVNMADALYREQLNTRIVLVAMETWTSKNMVPVVEDPMTTLQNFMKYRRDNIRERSDVVQLFSGRTFQSGRSGMAYTGGVCSPTRGGGINEFGTVGTMAITLCQSLGQNIGMRWNNARNSAGDCRCPDTWLGCIMEDTGYYLPRKFSRCSVDEYIQFLLQGGGSCLFNKPNKLLDPPECGNGFVEPGEECDCGSQVECARSGGACCKKCTLTHDAMCSNGLCCSGCKYELRGVVCREAVNDCDIPETCTGDSSQCPHNVHKLDGYSCESNQGRCYAGRCRTRDRQCRGLWGFNSADRFCYEKLNAEGTDKGNCGRGPGGQGWLQCNKPDVLCGFLFCANISTKPTFGDLQGEVTSFTLYHQNKYLDCRGGHALLEDGSDLGYVEDGTPCGPNMMCLERRCLPVAAFNLSSCAGSNMGRICSDHGTCSNEVKCICDRDYTGKDCSVFDPIPEPTVPTGPEKKGLVEDKMFIISLCVLPTPCLLLLLGRTVSSSTLEAQKKGTTTKCLPFLFLSLQSSFQCHPSFSFLLYCAITPGLGSSSNIRIMESKSAKMSALPAWTTDFF; from the exons ATGCTGGTGGTAAGGTGCTTCTTGCTCTTTGCTGCAGTGGGCGAGCGGCTGGCGGTGGCAG GTGTAAACGGGAGCCCAGGCCATGATGGAGCCACCTGGGATTGGTCGTCATGGTCCGGGCAGAGGACGGAGGCCAGCGACACGGCGGCCCAGGTGACCTATCCCAAACGTCTGGTGCAGAGGACTGAGTCAGAGCAGGAAATGGCTCACGGGCACCTGGACACCAGAGTGAAAAATgacacacaacacacctcg GTCGTCCACGTGGCACAGAGCTGTTTCCAGGTGGAAGCCTTCGGACGTACATTCACGTTGGACCTGGAACTCAACCA TCACCTGCTGTCCTCGGACTACGTGGAGCGCCATTTCACGCCGGGCGGCCGACCCTTGCAGTCACCG GGAGGAGAGCACTGCTACTACCAGGGAAGGTTACGAGGTGTGCCGGAATCCTGGGCAGCCCTCTCTACCTGCCACGGCCTGTG TGGGATGTTCTCCGACGGCATCTTTTCATATGGGATTGAGCCTGTTCACAATGACAACAATgag GAAAATGGTGCCCACCTGATCCAGAGGATGTCCGATTTCAGGCTCTCCCCACGATGCACAG ATTGCACAGAGGACAACGAGTGGGATggcagaggaggaggtggtgaagACCAAAGGGGGGTCCCGAAGCAACAGCAGGAGGCGTCGGGGGTGGTGTTAAGGCGATCCAAGAGGTTTGCACGCAGACCTTCCGTGCAGTCAGAGACCAAATATATCGAGTTGATGGTGGTCAACGACAATGACTTG TTTGTACAGCTGCGACGCTCCGGCAGCCACACGAAAAACTTGGCCAAAGCGGTGGTCAACATGGCGGATGCG CTCTACAGGGAGCAGCTTAACACAAGGATTGTGCTGGTCGCCATGGAGACGTGGACCTCAAAGAACATGGTGCCGGTGGTGGAGGACCCTATGACCACGTTGCAGAACTTTATGAAGTACAGGCGGGACAACATCCGCGAGCGGAGCGACGTTGTCCAACTTTTCTC AGGACGCACATTTCAGAGTGGCCGCAGCGGGATGGCATACACGGGAGGAGTGTGCTCGCCGACGAGGGGAGGGGGCATCAATGAG TTTGGGACTGTCGGCACCATGGCCATCACTTTGTGCCAGAGCCTGGGCCAGAACATTGGGATGAGGTGGAACAATGCACGTAACTCTGCAG GAGACTGCAGGTGCCCTGACACCTGGCTGGGTTGTATTATGGAGGACACTGG ATACTATCTGCCGCGGAAGTTCTCTCGCTGCAGTGTGGACGAATACATCCAGTTCTTGCTCCAGGGAGGCGGCAGCTGCCTTTTCAATAAGCCCAACAAG CTGCTGGACCCTCCAGAATGCGGCAACGGCTTTGTAGAACCTGGCGAAGAGTGTGATTGTGGATCGCAGGTG GAGTGTGCTCGCAGTGGAGGAGCCTGCTGTAAAAAATGCACACTCACGCACGACGCCATGTGCAGCAATGGGCTGTGTTGCAGTGGCTGTAAG TACGAGCTGAGAGGCGTGGTGTGTCGAGAGGCTGTAAACGACTGTGACATCCCAGAGACTTGTACTGGAGACTCCAGCCAG TGTCCTCATAACGTCCACAAGTTGGATGGCTACTCATGTGAATCTAATCAA GGTCGCTGTTATGCTGGACGGTGTCGCACTCGAGACAGACAGTGTAGGGGGCTCTGGGGGTTCA ACTCAGCAGACAGGTTTTGTTATGAGAAGCTCAATGCCGAGGGGACCGACAAAGGGAACTGTGGTCGGGGTCCCGGCGGCCAAGGCTGGCTTCAGTGCAACAAGCC ggATGTTTTGTGCGGCTTTCTGTTCTGCGCCAACATCAGCACAAAACCAACATTTGGAGACCTTCAAGGCGAAGTGACCAGCTTCACCCTCTACCACCAGAACAAGTACCTGGACTGTCG GGGCGGCCACGCTCTGCTGGAGGATGGCTCCGACCTGGGCTACGTGGAGGACGGCACTCCCTGCGGGCCCAACATGATGTGCTTGGAGCGACGCTGCCTCCCGGTGGCGGCCTTCAACCTCAGCAGCTGCGCTGGATCCAACATGGGACGCATCTGTTCTGACCACGGG ACGTGCAGCAATGAGGTGAAGTGCATCTGCGACAGAGACTACACCGGCAAGGACTGCAGCGTCTTTGATCCCATTCCCGAGCCCACTGTCCCGACGGGCCCGGAAAAGAAAG GTCTGGTGGAGGATAAGATGTTCATCATTAGTCTCTGTGTCCTGCCCACTCcgtgtcttcttcttctccttggtCGCACAGTGTCCTCGTCCACGTTGGAGgcacaaaaaaagggaacaacaacaaaatgtcttcCATTCCTGTTCCTGTCTCTCCAGTCCTCCTTTCAGTGTCACCCTTCGTTCTCTTTCCTTCTTTACTGTGCTATCACACCAGGGTTGGGGTCTTCCTCAAACATCAGGATTATGGAAAGCAAATCAGCCAAAATGTCTGCACTGCCTGCCTGGACCACAGACTTCTTTTAA
- the LOC127589146 gene encoding disintegrin and metalloproteinase domain-containing protein 11-like isoform X2, with the protein MLVVRCFLLFAAVGERLAVAGVNGSPGHDGATWDWSSWSGQRTEASDTAAQVTYPKRLVQRTESEQEMAHGHLDTRVKNDTQHTSVVHVAQSCFQVEAFGRTFTLDLELNHHLLSSDYVERHFTPGGRPLQSPGGEHCYYQGRLRGVPESWAALSTCHGLCGMFSDGIFSYGIEPVHNDNNEENGAHLIQRMSDFRLSPRCTDCTEDNEWDGRGGGGEDQRGVPKQQQEASGVVLRRSKRFARRPSVQSETKYIELMVVNDNDLFVQLRRSGSHTKNLAKAVVNMADALYREQLNTRIVLVAMETWTSKNMVPVVEDPMTTLQNFMKYRRDNIRERSDVVQLFSGRTFQSGRSGMAYTGGVCSPTRGGGINEFGTVGTMAITLCQSLGQNIGMRWNNARNSAGDCRCPDTWLGCIMEDTGYYLPRKFSRCSVDEYIQFLLQGGGSCLFNKPNKLLDPPECGNGFVEPGEECDCGSQVECARSGGACCKKCTLTHDAMCSNGLCCSGCKYELRGVVCREAVNDCDIPETCTGDSSQCPHNVHKLDGYSCESNQGRCYAGRCRTRDRQCRGLWGFNSADRFCYEKLNAEGTDKGNCGRGPGGQGWLQCNKPDVLCGFLFCANISTKPTFGDLQGEVTSFTLYHQNKYLDCRGGHALLEDGSDLGYVEDGTPCGPNMMCLERRCLPVAAFNLSSCAGSNMGRICSDHGTCSNEVKCICDRDYTGKDCSVFDPIPEPTVPTGPEKKGPSGTNIIIGSIAGAILLAAIVLGGTGWGFKNIRRGRSGGG; encoded by the exons ATGCTGGTGGTAAGGTGCTTCTTGCTCTTTGCTGCAGTGGGCGAGCGGCTGGCGGTGGCAG GTGTAAACGGGAGCCCAGGCCATGATGGAGCCACCTGGGATTGGTCGTCATGGTCCGGGCAGAGGACGGAGGCCAGCGACACGGCGGCCCAGGTGACCTATCCCAAACGTCTGGTGCAGAGGACTGAGTCAGAGCAGGAAATGGCTCACGGGCACCTGGACACCAGAGTGAAAAATgacacacaacacacctcg GTCGTCCACGTGGCACAGAGCTGTTTCCAGGTGGAAGCCTTCGGACGTACATTCACGTTGGACCTGGAACTCAACCA TCACCTGCTGTCCTCGGACTACGTGGAGCGCCATTTCACGCCGGGCGGCCGACCCTTGCAGTCACCG GGAGGAGAGCACTGCTACTACCAGGGAAGGTTACGAGGTGTGCCGGAATCCTGGGCAGCCCTCTCTACCTGCCACGGCCTGTG TGGGATGTTCTCCGACGGCATCTTTTCATATGGGATTGAGCCTGTTCACAATGACAACAATgag GAAAATGGTGCCCACCTGATCCAGAGGATGTCCGATTTCAGGCTCTCCCCACGATGCACAG ATTGCACAGAGGACAACGAGTGGGATggcagaggaggaggtggtgaagACCAAAGGGGGGTCCCGAAGCAACAGCAGGAGGCGTCGGGGGTGGTGTTAAGGCGATCCAAGAGGTTTGCACGCAGACCTTCCGTGCAGTCAGAGACCAAATATATCGAGTTGATGGTGGTCAACGACAATGACTTG TTTGTACAGCTGCGACGCTCCGGCAGCCACACGAAAAACTTGGCCAAAGCGGTGGTCAACATGGCGGATGCG CTCTACAGGGAGCAGCTTAACACAAGGATTGTGCTGGTCGCCATGGAGACGTGGACCTCAAAGAACATGGTGCCGGTGGTGGAGGACCCTATGACCACGTTGCAGAACTTTATGAAGTACAGGCGGGACAACATCCGCGAGCGGAGCGACGTTGTCCAACTTTTCTC AGGACGCACATTTCAGAGTGGCCGCAGCGGGATGGCATACACGGGAGGAGTGTGCTCGCCGACGAGGGGAGGGGGCATCAATGAG TTTGGGACTGTCGGCACCATGGCCATCACTTTGTGCCAGAGCCTGGGCCAGAACATTGGGATGAGGTGGAACAATGCACGTAACTCTGCAG GAGACTGCAGGTGCCCTGACACCTGGCTGGGTTGTATTATGGAGGACACTGG ATACTATCTGCCGCGGAAGTTCTCTCGCTGCAGTGTGGACGAATACATCCAGTTCTTGCTCCAGGGAGGCGGCAGCTGCCTTTTCAATAAGCCCAACAAG CTGCTGGACCCTCCAGAATGCGGCAACGGCTTTGTAGAACCTGGCGAAGAGTGTGATTGTGGATCGCAGGTG GAGTGTGCTCGCAGTGGAGGAGCCTGCTGTAAAAAATGCACACTCACGCACGACGCCATGTGCAGCAATGGGCTGTGTTGCAGTGGCTGTAAG TACGAGCTGAGAGGCGTGGTGTGTCGAGAGGCTGTAAACGACTGTGACATCCCAGAGACTTGTACTGGAGACTCCAGCCAG TGTCCTCATAACGTCCACAAGTTGGATGGCTACTCATGTGAATCTAATCAA GGTCGCTGTTATGCTGGACGGTGTCGCACTCGAGACAGACAGTGTAGGGGGCTCTGGGGGTTCA ACTCAGCAGACAGGTTTTGTTATGAGAAGCTCAATGCCGAGGGGACCGACAAAGGGAACTGTGGTCGGGGTCCCGGCGGCCAAGGCTGGCTTCAGTGCAACAAGCC ggATGTTTTGTGCGGCTTTCTGTTCTGCGCCAACATCAGCACAAAACCAACATTTGGAGACCTTCAAGGCGAAGTGACCAGCTTCACCCTCTACCACCAGAACAAGTACCTGGACTGTCG GGGCGGCCACGCTCTGCTGGAGGATGGCTCCGACCTGGGCTACGTGGAGGACGGCACTCCCTGCGGGCCCAACATGATGTGCTTGGAGCGACGCTGCCTCCCGGTGGCGGCCTTCAACCTCAGCAGCTGCGCTGGATCCAACATGGGACGCATCTGTTCTGACCACGGG ACGTGCAGCAATGAGGTGAAGTGCATCTGCGACAGAGACTACACCGGCAAGGACTGCAGCGTCTTTGATCCCATTCCCGAGCCCACTGTCCCGACGGGCCCGGAAAAGAAAG GTCCCAGTGGCACCAATATCATAATAGGCTCCATCGCAGGTGCTATTCTCCTGGCAGCTATAGTCCTAGGGGGGACAGGATGGGGATTTAA AAACATTCGTAGAGGAAG GTCTGGTGGAGGATAA
- the p3h4 gene encoding endoplasmic reticulum protein SC65, producing the protein MLPHGVVTAFAFLASVLLSARAQYEKYSFRSFPAGELMPLDSTFDYAMQQYTARNWAESVKYLEHSLRLHRLLRDSEAFCGRNCSAVSRGDDGDDGHLRIMRHILFRAACLKKCKADLPVFKLSYPRRDLLDSFEKRTPYRYLQFAYFQLNNLAKAVSAAHTYLKKTPKDPKITKNMNYYKTLMDVDRYLIDHEEQPYESVFVKSVTLYNSGDFSGSARHMEQALTSYFDAYDTCVATCDGSYEILEFKDFYPTLADLYLEALRCKVGCEQQLTPSVGGFMVDKFVATMYHYLQFSYYKLNDVKSAAPCAASYMLFDPSDQVMRQNVEYYRFYREQWGLADTDFQPRPEASRYFNQTTKQEEMLQFALNYLQTEDEGEVNPEAEAASQHSVRPDVEFEGVGDYEEALVSEWWQEPKTKWDTGEVP; encoded by the exons ATGCTCCCTCACGGCGTGGTCACGGCGTTTGCTTTTCTAGCCTCGGTCCTTCTCTCGGCTCGGGCCCAGTACGAGAAATACAGCTTCCGAAGCTTCCCCGCCGGCGAGCTGATGCCACTGGACTCAACGTTCGACTACGCGATGCAGCAGTACACGGCGCGCAACTGGGCCGAGAGCGTCAAGTACCTGGAGCACAGCCTGAGGCTCCACCGGCTGCTGCGGGACAGCGAGGCGTTCTGTGGCCGCAACTGCAGCGCCGTGAGCCGGGGGGACGACGGAGACGACGGGCACCTCCGCATCATGCGGCACATCCTCTTTCGGGCGGCGTGCCTGAAAAAGTGCAAAGCCGACTTGCCCGTGTTTAAACTCTCATATCCACGTCGAGACCTGCTGGATAGCTTTGAGAAAAGGACCCCTTATCGATACCTGCAGTTCGCGTACTTCCAG CTGAACAACTTGGCGAAGGCCGTGTCGGCGGCCCACACCTACCTGAAGAAAACCCCTAAAGACCCCAAGATTACCAAGAACATGAACTACTACAAGACACTGATGGACGTGGACCGCTATCTCATCGACCACGAGGAGCAGCCATACGAG AGTGTGTTCGTGAAGAGCGTGACGCTATACAACAGCGGCGACTTCAGCGGCAGCGCTCGCCACATGGAGCAGGCACTCACCTCCTACTTTGATGCGTACGACACGTGTGTGGCCACCTGCGATGGGTCGTATGAGATCCTCGAGTTCAAGGACTTTTATCCAACGCTGGCTG ATCTGTACCTGGAGGCGCTAAGATGTAAGGTGGGCTGCGAGCAGCAGTTGACGCCCAGCGTGGGGGGCTTCATGGTGGACAAGTTTGTGGCTACAATGTACCACTACCTCCAGTTTTCATATTATAAAC TAAACGACGTAAAGAGCGCCGCCCCGTGTGCCGCCAGCTACATGCTGTTCGACCCCAGCGACCAGGTTATGCGTCAGAACGTGGAGTACTACCGCTTCTACCGGGAACAGTGGGGCCTAGCCGACACCGACTTCCAGCCGCGGCCC GAGGCTTCCAGATACTTCAATCAGACCACCAAGCAAGAGGAGATGCTGCAGTTTGCTCTCAACTACCTGCAAACCGAGGACGAG GGTGAGGTGAATCCGGAGGCAGAGGCCGCCTCCCAGCACTCTGTGCGGCCCGATGTCGAGTTCGAGGGCGTCGGCGACTACGAGGAAGCCCTCGTGTCCGAGTGGTGGCAGGAGCCCAAGACCAAGTGGGACACAGGCGAGGTGCCGTAG
- the LOC127589146 gene encoding disintegrin and metalloproteinase domain-containing protein 11-like isoform X3, which produces MLVVRCFLLFAAVGERLAVAGVNGSPGHDGATWDWSSWSGQRTEASDTAAQVTYPKRLVQRTESEQEMAHGHLDTRVKNDTQHTSVVHVAQSCFQVEAFGRTFTLDLELNHHLLSSDYVERHFTPGGRPLQSPGGEHCYYQGRLRGVPESWAALSTCHGLCGMFSDGIFSYGIEPVHNDNNEENGAHLIQRMSDFRLSPRCTDCTEDNEWDGRGGGGEDQRGVPKQQQEASGVVLRRSKRFARRPSVQSETKYIELMVVNDNDLFVQLRRSGSHTKNLAKAVVNMADALYREQLNTRIVLVAMETWTSKNMVPVVEDPMTTLQNFMKYRRDNIRERSDVVQLFSGRTFQSGRSGMAYTGGVCSPTRGGGINEFGTVGTMAITLCQSLGQNIGMRWNNARNSAGDCRCPDTWLGCIMEDTGYYLPRKFSRCSVDEYIQFLLQGGGSCLFNKPNKLLDPPECGNGFVEPGEECDCGSQVECARSGGACCKKCTLTHDAMCSNGLCCSGCKYELRGVVCREAVNDCDIPETCTGDSSQCPHNVHKLDGYSCESNQGRCYAGRCRTRDRQCRGLWGFNSADRFCYEKLNAEGTDKGNCGRGPGGQGWLQCNKPDVLCGFLFCANISTKPTFGDLQGEVTSFTLYHQNKYLDCRGGHALLEDGSDLGYVEDGTPCGPNMMCLERRCLPVAAFNLSSCAGSNMGRICSDHGTCSNEVKCICDRDYTGKDCSVFDPIPEPTVPTGPEKKGPSGTNIIIGSIAGAILLAAIVLGGTGWGFKSGGG; this is translated from the exons ATGCTGGTGGTAAGGTGCTTCTTGCTCTTTGCTGCAGTGGGCGAGCGGCTGGCGGTGGCAG GTGTAAACGGGAGCCCAGGCCATGATGGAGCCACCTGGGATTGGTCGTCATGGTCCGGGCAGAGGACGGAGGCCAGCGACACGGCGGCCCAGGTGACCTATCCCAAACGTCTGGTGCAGAGGACTGAGTCAGAGCAGGAAATGGCTCACGGGCACCTGGACACCAGAGTGAAAAATgacacacaacacacctcg GTCGTCCACGTGGCACAGAGCTGTTTCCAGGTGGAAGCCTTCGGACGTACATTCACGTTGGACCTGGAACTCAACCA TCACCTGCTGTCCTCGGACTACGTGGAGCGCCATTTCACGCCGGGCGGCCGACCCTTGCAGTCACCG GGAGGAGAGCACTGCTACTACCAGGGAAGGTTACGAGGTGTGCCGGAATCCTGGGCAGCCCTCTCTACCTGCCACGGCCTGTG TGGGATGTTCTCCGACGGCATCTTTTCATATGGGATTGAGCCTGTTCACAATGACAACAATgag GAAAATGGTGCCCACCTGATCCAGAGGATGTCCGATTTCAGGCTCTCCCCACGATGCACAG ATTGCACAGAGGACAACGAGTGGGATggcagaggaggaggtggtgaagACCAAAGGGGGGTCCCGAAGCAACAGCAGGAGGCGTCGGGGGTGGTGTTAAGGCGATCCAAGAGGTTTGCACGCAGACCTTCCGTGCAGTCAGAGACCAAATATATCGAGTTGATGGTGGTCAACGACAATGACTTG TTTGTACAGCTGCGACGCTCCGGCAGCCACACGAAAAACTTGGCCAAAGCGGTGGTCAACATGGCGGATGCG CTCTACAGGGAGCAGCTTAACACAAGGATTGTGCTGGTCGCCATGGAGACGTGGACCTCAAAGAACATGGTGCCGGTGGTGGAGGACCCTATGACCACGTTGCAGAACTTTATGAAGTACAGGCGGGACAACATCCGCGAGCGGAGCGACGTTGTCCAACTTTTCTC AGGACGCACATTTCAGAGTGGCCGCAGCGGGATGGCATACACGGGAGGAGTGTGCTCGCCGACGAGGGGAGGGGGCATCAATGAG TTTGGGACTGTCGGCACCATGGCCATCACTTTGTGCCAGAGCCTGGGCCAGAACATTGGGATGAGGTGGAACAATGCACGTAACTCTGCAG GAGACTGCAGGTGCCCTGACACCTGGCTGGGTTGTATTATGGAGGACACTGG ATACTATCTGCCGCGGAAGTTCTCTCGCTGCAGTGTGGACGAATACATCCAGTTCTTGCTCCAGGGAGGCGGCAGCTGCCTTTTCAATAAGCCCAACAAG CTGCTGGACCCTCCAGAATGCGGCAACGGCTTTGTAGAACCTGGCGAAGAGTGTGATTGTGGATCGCAGGTG GAGTGTGCTCGCAGTGGAGGAGCCTGCTGTAAAAAATGCACACTCACGCACGACGCCATGTGCAGCAATGGGCTGTGTTGCAGTGGCTGTAAG TACGAGCTGAGAGGCGTGGTGTGTCGAGAGGCTGTAAACGACTGTGACATCCCAGAGACTTGTACTGGAGACTCCAGCCAG TGTCCTCATAACGTCCACAAGTTGGATGGCTACTCATGTGAATCTAATCAA GGTCGCTGTTATGCTGGACGGTGTCGCACTCGAGACAGACAGTGTAGGGGGCTCTGGGGGTTCA ACTCAGCAGACAGGTTTTGTTATGAGAAGCTCAATGCCGAGGGGACCGACAAAGGGAACTGTGGTCGGGGTCCCGGCGGCCAAGGCTGGCTTCAGTGCAACAAGCC ggATGTTTTGTGCGGCTTTCTGTTCTGCGCCAACATCAGCACAAAACCAACATTTGGAGACCTTCAAGGCGAAGTGACCAGCTTCACCCTCTACCACCAGAACAAGTACCTGGACTGTCG GGGCGGCCACGCTCTGCTGGAGGATGGCTCCGACCTGGGCTACGTGGAGGACGGCACTCCCTGCGGGCCCAACATGATGTGCTTGGAGCGACGCTGCCTCCCGGTGGCGGCCTTCAACCTCAGCAGCTGCGCTGGATCCAACATGGGACGCATCTGTTCTGACCACGGG ACGTGCAGCAATGAGGTGAAGTGCATCTGCGACAGAGACTACACCGGCAAGGACTGCAGCGTCTTTGATCCCATTCCCGAGCCCACTGTCCCGACGGGCCCGGAAAAGAAAG GTCCCAGTGGCACCAATATCATAATAGGCTCCATCGCAGGTGCTATTCTCCTGGCAGCTATAGTCCTAGGGGGGACAGGATGGGGATTTAA GTCTGGTGGAGGATAA